One genomic segment of Trichococcus shcherbakoviae includes these proteins:
- a CDS encoding 3-deoxy-7-phosphoheptulonate synthase encodes MSFKALSEKIDFELVKELSKLTPEQAAMKAARDKELHDIVEGKDDRILLIIGPCSAHDEEAVMEYVRRLAKLQEQVKDKVFMVPRIYTNKPRTTGDGYKGLLHKQDPTGKSNLIQGIAAVRSLHNRVITETGLTTADEMLYPENLDFVDDLVSYHAIGARSVEDQQHRFVASGIDHPAGMKNPTSGNLKVLFNSVYAAQQKQKFIHNGVEVQSSSNPLAHVVLRGGTNDYGENVPNYHYEDLVKVVKAYESGDYKNPFIVIDTNHDNSGKKHMEQIRIVKETMFNRTWNADIKKLARGFMIESFLVGGRQDDDGTVFGQSITDPCLGWEETEELVKYIAENA; translated from the coding sequence ATGAGTTTCAAAGCATTGAGTGAAAAAATCGATTTCGAATTAGTCAAAGAATTATCCAAACTGACACCTGAGCAAGCAGCGATGAAGGCAGCCCGCGACAAAGAGTTGCACGACATCGTCGAAGGCAAAGACGATCGCATCCTGTTGATCATCGGGCCTTGTTCCGCCCATGATGAAGAAGCGGTAATGGAATACGTGCGTCGCTTGGCGAAACTGCAGGAACAAGTCAAAGACAAAGTGTTCATGGTTCCCCGCATCTACACAAACAAACCGCGTACGACCGGCGATGGCTACAAAGGCTTGTTGCATAAACAAGATCCTACCGGCAAGAGCAACCTGATCCAAGGTATCGCTGCTGTTCGCAGCCTGCACAACCGCGTTATCACTGAAACAGGTTTGACGACGGCTGACGAAATGTTGTACCCGGAAAACCTGGATTTTGTTGATGATCTTGTCAGCTACCATGCAATCGGCGCGCGTTCCGTGGAAGACCAACAGCACCGTTTCGTTGCCAGCGGAATCGATCACCCAGCCGGGATGAAGAACCCGACAAGCGGCAACCTGAAAGTATTGTTCAATTCCGTTTACGCTGCACAACAAAAACAAAAATTCATCCATAACGGTGTCGAAGTGCAGTCCAGCTCCAACCCATTGGCGCACGTTGTCTTGCGTGGCGGCACGAACGATTACGGCGAAAACGTTCCGAACTACCACTACGAAGACCTGGTCAAAGTTGTGAAAGCATACGAAAGCGGCGATTACAAAAATCCGTTCATCGTTATTGATACCAACCATGACAACTCAGGCAAAAAACACATGGAACAGATCCGCATCGTCAAAGAAACGATGTTCAACCGTACATGGAATGCCGACATCAAGAAATTGGCGCGCGGCTTCATGATCGAAAGCTTCTTGGTGGGCGGCCGTCAAGATGACGATGGCACAGTCTTCGGACAATCCATCACCGACCCATGCCTAGGCTGGGAAGAAACAGAAGAATTGGTTAAATACATCGCAGAAAACGCATAA
- the tnpA gene encoding IS200/IS605 family transposase has protein sequence MENKKYKSNNNIIYSCTYHVVWCPKYRRKVLVGPVAARLKELIVETCTVLSVEIQEMEIMPDHVHLLLDIDPQFGVHKAVKRIKGVSSRVLRQEFKELTTKLPTLWSNSYFVSTVGGAPLEMIQQYIQSQKTSQRQ, from the coding sequence ATGGAAAATAAAAAATATAAATCAAACAATAACATCATTTATTCTTGTACCTACCATGTTGTCTGGTGTCCAAAATATCGGCGAAAGGTCCTTGTCGGACCAGTAGCGGCACGCTTAAAGGAGCTCATTGTAGAAACGTGCACCGTTCTATCCGTCGAAATTCAGGAAATGGAGATCATGCCAGACCACGTTCACCTCCTATTGGATATAGACCCACAATTCGGGGTTCACAAAGCAGTCAAACGCATCAAGGGAGTTTCTTCCCGCGTGCTGAGACAGGAGTTTAAGGAACTGACGACGAAGCTACCCACGCTTTGGTCGAATAGCTATTTCGTTTCCACGGTGGGTGGGGCACCCCTTGAAATGATTCAGCAATACATCCAAAGCCAAAAGACCTCACAACGCCAGTAA
- a CDS encoding dihydrodipicolinate synthase family protein, whose translation MYDLMNDFHIAVPTAFYDNEDLNTETTLQHVMHLYDQGVKSVLVCGTTGEQHSLSLAEKLQLLESLDAASFLPDDLEILFGVASIRQKEALQLAEKVNANPKISGVLLGFPPYILPSQKEARLYVEAIAKVINKPIILYNNPRRTGFNLDLDTFAELIKLANIIGIKDAGDSARIPKLISVTDKKIYVYAGGEIDLDNKIALGATRLSSMAGNLYPTEVEAYFTDLLRGCADKTKDAGIEEKIHNVFADNSIIYIKNEITKHTQIDMGIARSPLGNL comes from the coding sequence ATGTACGATTTGATGAATGATTTCCATATCGCGGTTCCGACCGCGTTTTACGATAACGAGGATTTGAATACAGAGACGACGCTGCAGCATGTCATGCATCTGTACGATCAGGGTGTGAAATCCGTCCTGGTATGCGGCACGACAGGGGAGCAGCACAGCTTGTCGTTGGCAGAGAAATTGCAACTGCTGGAAAGCCTGGACGCGGCCAGTTTCCTGCCGGATGACCTGGAGATCCTTTTCGGAGTGGCCAGCATCAGGCAAAAGGAAGCCCTGCAGCTGGCTGAAAAAGTCAATGCGAACCCAAAAATCAGCGGCGTGCTGTTGGGATTTCCTCCTTACATCTTGCCCTCACAAAAAGAAGCGAGGCTCTACGTGGAAGCCATCGCAAAAGTCATCAATAAGCCCATCATCCTCTACAACAATCCGCGGCGCACAGGATTCAATCTGGATTTGGACACTTTTGCTGAACTGATCAAGCTGGCGAACATCATCGGTATCAAAGATGCGGGCGACAGCGCGCGCATCCCCAAATTGATTTCCGTTACGGACAAAAAGATCTACGTCTATGCCGGCGGGGAAATCGATTTGGACAACAAAATCGCATTGGGCGCAACCCGTTTGTCCTCGATGGCGGGTAATCTGTATCCGACCGAGGTAGAAGCATATTTCACGGATTTGTTGCGCGGGTGTGCGGACAAAACAAAAGACGCCGGAATCGAAGAGAAGATTCACAACGTTTTTGCGGATAACTCGATTATATACATTAAAAACGAAATCACGAAGCACACGCAGATCGATATGGGGATTGCGCGATCGCCGTTGGGTAATCTGTAA
- a CDS encoding NAD(P)H-dependent oxidoreductase, producing the protein MSTPELRAQIIEAHQSRYATKSFDPTKKIAEEDWETIIESARLSPSSFGYEPWKFLLVKNQEIKDDLKGIAAGAVNSLNGASHFVIALARKNVTIESDHVRHIVEDVLGVDFAIDSPRSQYFDNFQKNNQQLTDERKLYDWASKQTYIAMANMMTTAALLGIDSCPIEGFNKANVEKYLSEKGLVDLNEFGVSYMLGLGYRNEPITPKKRQSLDEILEVID; encoded by the coding sequence ATGTCGACACCTGAATTAAGAGCACAAATCATCGAAGCACACCAAAGCCGCTATGCCACTAAATCCTTCGATCCGACGAAAAAGATTGCCGAAGAAGATTGGGAAACGATCATTGAATCGGCACGCTTATCGCCGAGTTCCTTCGGTTATGAACCTTGGAAATTCCTGTTGGTGAAAAACCAGGAAATCAAGGATGATTTGAAAGGGATTGCTGCGGGAGCAGTCAACAGTCTCAACGGCGCTAGCCATTTCGTCATCGCGCTGGCTCGAAAAAATGTGACCATCGAAAGTGATCATGTACGGCACATCGTTGAGGACGTGCTCGGCGTGGACTTTGCGATTGATTCACCGCGCAGTCAGTACTTCGACAATTTCCAAAAGAACAATCAGCAATTGACTGACGAACGAAAATTGTACGATTGGGCGTCCAAACAGACGTACATCGCGATGGCCAACATGATGACCACTGCAGCCCTTTTGGGAATCGACAGTTGCCCGATCGAAGGCTTCAACAAAGCCAATGTTGAGAAATACCTGTCGGAAAAAGGTCTGGTCGATCTGAATGAATTCGGCGTATCCTATATGTTGGGTCTGGGATACCGCAATGAACCGATCACGCCGAAGAAAAGACAGTCCTTGGATGAGATTTTGGAAGTTATCGATTAG
- a CDS encoding 6-phospho-beta-glucosidase has translation MTKGVKIVTIGGGSSYTPELMEGFIKRYDELPIREIWLVDIEAGKEKLEIVGTMAQRMWDASPYDVKIHMTLDRREALKDADFVTTQFRVGLLNARVKDERIPFSYGMLGQETNGAGGMFKAFRTIPIILQIVEDMKELCPNAWLVNFTNPSGMVTEAVVRYGKWDRVMGLCNVPVMATMTEPKALGVEKEDLIYKFAGLNHFHWHKVADDKGNDVTYKVIDAMFDKDAGLPKNIHDIPFYREQLEQMGMIPCGYHRYYYREEEMLEHGLEEFNGVGTRAQQVKETEAELFELYKDPNLDHKPEQLQKRGGAYYSDAACETIAAIYGNKDTQIVVSTKNNGAVPDLPADCVVEVTAYVGAQGARNVAFGELPIAEKGWLQVMKAMELLTIEAAVTGDYGTALQAFTINPLIRSGETAIKIMNELFIAHKKHLPQFAETIARLEAEGVTVKDEIARDLD, from the coding sequence ATGACAAAAGGCGTTAAAATTGTAACAATCGGCGGAGGAAGCAGCTACACACCTGAATTAATGGAAGGTTTCATCAAACGTTATGATGAACTGCCTATCCGCGAAATTTGGTTAGTGGATATCGAAGCAGGAAAAGAAAAACTGGAAATCGTGGGCACAATGGCGCAACGTATGTGGGATGCTTCCCCTTACGACGTGAAAATCCATATGACTCTTGACCGCAGAGAAGCTTTGAAAGATGCTGATTTCGTAACGACGCAATTCCGTGTCGGTTTACTGAATGCTCGCGTCAAAGATGAGCGCATTCCTTTCTCATATGGCATGCTGGGTCAAGAAACAAACGGTGCCGGCGGTATGTTCAAAGCCTTCCGTACAATCCCGATCATTTTGCAGATTGTTGAAGACATGAAAGAATTGTGCCCGAATGCTTGGTTGGTCAACTTCACAAATCCAAGCGGCATGGTAACAGAAGCAGTCGTACGCTACGGCAAATGGGACAGAGTAATGGGCTTGTGTAACGTTCCGGTTATGGCTACCATGACTGAGCCGAAAGCATTAGGCGTCGAAAAAGAGGACTTGATCTACAAATTTGCTGGTTTGAACCACTTCCACTGGCATAAAGTTGCTGACGACAAAGGCAACGACGTCACTTACAAAGTGATCGATGCCATGTTCGACAAAGATGCAGGCCTTCCGAAAAACATCCATGACATTCCGTTCTACAGAGAACAATTGGAACAAATGGGCATGATCCCTTGCGGCTACCACCGTTATTACTACCGTGAAGAAGAAATGCTGGAACACGGTCTGGAAGAATTCAATGGCGTAGGCACGCGTGCGCAACAAGTGAAAGAGACAGAAGCTGAATTGTTCGAATTATACAAAGATCCAAACCTGGATCACAAACCGGAGCAATTGCAAAAACGTGGGGGAGCGTACTACTCTGACGCTGCTTGTGAAACAATCGCTGCTATCTACGGAAACAAAGATACGCAAATCGTTGTATCAACTAAAAATAATGGTGCTGTTCCTGACCTGCCAGCTGACTGCGTAGTCGAAGTCACAGCTTACGTTGGCGCACAAGGCGCTCGTAACGTTGCTTTCGGTGAATTGCCGATTGCTGAAAAAGGCTGGTTACAAGTGATGAAAGCTATGGAATTGCTGACTATCGAAGCAGCTGTAACAGGCGACTATGGTACTGCATTACAAGCATTCACGATCAACCCATTAATCCGCTCAGGCGAAACTGCAATCAAAATCATGAACGAATTGTTCATCGCACACAAAAAACACTTACCTCAATTCGCTGAAACAATCGCACGTTTGGAAGCTGAAGGCGTGACTGTTAAAGATGAAATCGCTAGAGACTTGGACTAA
- a CDS encoding YcjF family protein, with translation MKKVFRKKTITGETGNLEKEKVAEVQVETELPDSDLKQEEKEFESFFSEVLKKLPQKTSTSVLNAYDKSKEKAEKILDKSKNQFDGIFDEFLEGVDEEKRKKCHKTVHAASLTAAIIGFSPIPFSDAFLLVPVQLTMMARLHKIFGQSWSESLGKSLSRELIVVGLGRGAVGNILKLVPAVGTVAGAAINGAVASTITESLGWVTVKMLNDGEDIFDQAMSFKGQFNTLFKTLQNSSKPSNKK, from the coding sequence ATGAAAAAAGTGTTCAGGAAAAAGACGATTACCGGGGAAACAGGAAATCTGGAAAAAGAGAAGGTAGCGGAAGTACAAGTTGAAACAGAACTTCCAGATAGCGATCTGAAGCAAGAAGAAAAAGAATTTGAATCATTCTTTTCTGAAGTGTTAAAAAAATTACCGCAAAAGACATCAACCAGTGTCCTGAACGCTTATGATAAATCAAAAGAGAAGGCTGAAAAAATTCTCGACAAAAGCAAAAATCAATTTGATGGGATCTTCGATGAATTTCTGGAAGGTGTCGATGAAGAAAAACGCAAAAAATGTCATAAGACTGTTCATGCCGCGTCTTTAACAGCAGCCATAATCGGCTTTTCGCCAATCCCTTTTTCAGATGCTTTCTTGCTGGTTCCAGTCCAATTAACAATGATGGCTCGCCTGCACAAGATATTTGGTCAATCATGGTCGGAAAGTCTTGGCAAAAGCCTATCCAGGGAATTGATCGTTGTTGGTTTAGGCAGAGGTGCAGTCGGCAATATCCTGAAATTGGTTCCTGCGGTAGGAACCGTCGCAGGTGCTGCAATTAACGGTGCCGTTGCCAGCACCATCACAGAGTCTTTAGGCTGGGTAACCGTCAAAATGTTGAATGACGGTGAAGATATTTTCGATCAAGCCATGTCCTTCAAGGGGCAGTTCAATACGTTGTTCAAAACACTTCAGAACTCCAGTAAACCATCAAATAAGAAATGA
- a CDS encoding MurR/RpiR family transcriptional regulator produces MLIREKMETIKFSPAEKEVVEYLLRFPEVLDEKTMQEIAAETYTQPSTLIRIAKKLGFDGWVECKKAYQEEHDYLTRNFVDIDANLPFEANDSIMTISNKMASLGQSTIEDTLSLIHHDTLQQAKQMLLRAKHIQIFANNANMLIPQDFALKMNRIKHHTAVSTIKGEDVYTAYTSPEGTCAILISYTGESTAMKQIANILKAEGVPTIGITGIGDNYLSRVVDCYLPITTREKLYSKIGNFTINLSIIYLLDVLYSVVFAENYEENLAHIIRLGRIADKRKTSSDIMQEDTGGEKM; encoded by the coding sequence ATGTTAATACGCGAAAAAATGGAAACCATCAAGTTTTCTCCAGCTGAAAAGGAAGTCGTGGAATACCTGCTGCGTTTTCCGGAAGTGCTGGATGAAAAGACGATGCAGGAAATCGCAGCAGAAACCTATACGCAGCCTTCCACGCTGATCCGCATCGCCAAGAAATTGGGTTTTGATGGATGGGTGGAATGCAAAAAAGCTTACCAGGAAGAACACGACTATCTGACCCGCAACTTCGTCGACATCGATGCCAATCTGCCGTTTGAGGCGAACGACTCGATCATGACGATCAGCAATAAGATGGCCTCTCTCGGACAATCAACAATCGAGGATACGCTCTCGCTCATCCACCACGACACGCTGCAGCAGGCTAAGCAGATGCTGCTGAGGGCTAAGCATATCCAAATCTTCGCCAACAACGCCAACATGCTCATCCCGCAGGACTTTGCCCTGAAAATGAACCGGATCAAGCACCACACTGCCGTTTCCACCATTAAAGGCGAAGACGTCTATACAGCCTACACCAGTCCTGAAGGCACTTGCGCCATCTTGATTTCCTATACCGGCGAAAGCACTGCGATGAAACAGATTGCAAATATTTTGAAAGCGGAAGGCGTTCCGACAATCGGGATTACGGGCATCGGCGACAACTACCTTTCGCGGGTGGTCGACTGCTATCTACCAATCACGACGCGCGAGAAACTGTATTCCAAGATCGGCAACTTTACGATCAACCTTTCCATCATCTATTTGCTGGATGTGCTGTATTCAGTAGTCTTTGCCGAAAATTATGAGGAAAATCTGGCCCATATCATCCGCTTGGGCAGAATAGCCGACAAACGGAAAACCAGTTCGGATATCATGCAGGAAGATACTGGCGGGGAAAAGATGTAG
- a CDS encoding aldo/keto reductase: MKTRVLGQGLEVSAIGLGCMGMDHAYGAPADREEMIKLIRRAVELGCNFFDTAVVYGEANEVLLGKALEIYNREDVIIATKFGIYGQKMVDGKPENALNSKPDSIREQLEGSLERLGVDYIDLYYQHRVDPEVEPEVVAGVMKELMAEGKIKHWGLSNAPLDYLRRAHAVCPVTCIENQYSMVFRDPENEIFKVCEELGIGFVAYSPLGNGFLSGKYDANTKYPEGDFRNKMGRFSPEVMQKNQALLDLLKEIADSKNATSSQIVLAWELAQKPWIVPIPGTTKMHRLEENLGGADIELSPEELKDINVALDALDIDETHF, translated from the coding sequence ATGAAAACAAGAGTTTTGGGACAAGGATTGGAAGTATCGGCAATCGGGCTTGGCTGCATGGGGATGGATCATGCCTACGGTGCGCCGGCTGACAGGGAAGAAATGATCAAGCTGATCCGGCGCGCTGTCGAATTGGGCTGCAATTTCTTTGATACCGCGGTTGTCTACGGTGAAGCGAATGAAGTGTTGTTGGGCAAAGCCTTGGAAATCTACAACCGCGAAGACGTCATCATCGCCACGAAGTTCGGCATCTACGGGCAGAAAATGGTCGATGGCAAGCCTGAAAATGCGCTGAACAGCAAGCCGGATTCCATCAGGGAACAACTGGAAGGCTCATTGGAACGTTTGGGCGTTGATTACATCGATCTGTATTATCAACACCGTGTCGATCCCGAGGTTGAACCGGAAGTGGTTGCCGGAGTAATGAAGGAATTGATGGCTGAAGGGAAAATCAAACATTGGGGCTTATCCAATGCACCTTTGGATTATCTGAGAAGGGCCCATGCAGTCTGCCCGGTAACCTGCATCGAGAATCAATATTCCATGGTTTTCAGAGATCCGGAAAATGAAATCTTTAAGGTATGCGAAGAATTGGGCATCGGTTTCGTTGCGTATTCCCCACTCGGAAATGGTTTCCTGAGCGGGAAATATGATGCGAACACGAAGTATCCTGAAGGGGACTTCAGGAACAAGATGGGCAGATTCAGCCCCGAAGTCATGCAAAAAAATCAAGCGTTATTGGATTTGCTGAAAGAAATCGCTGACAGTAAGAACGCAACGAGTTCCCAAATCGTTTTGGCTTGGGAATTGGCGCAAAAACCATGGATCGTCCCGATTCCCGGGACGACGAAAATGCACCGGTTGGAAGAAAATTTAGGCGGGGCCGATATAGAATTGAGCCCAGAGGAATTGAAGGACATCAATGTAGCCTTGGATGCCCTGGACATCGATGAAACGCATTTCTGA
- a CDS encoding type I toxin-antitoxin system Fst family toxin has translation MLNYKLFCAIIMDGNLPRKGVLFVFDLISLVIAPLFVGLVLLLVEHWLDD, from the coding sequence ATGCTCAATTATAAATTATTCTGTGCTATAATCATGGATGGCAACTTGCCCCGAAAGGGGGTGCTGTTTGTGTTTGATTTAATTTCATTGGTTATCGCACCACTTTTTGTGGGACTAGTATTATTGCTAGTTGAGCATTGGTTAGATGATTAG